In the genome of Vanacampus margaritifer isolate UIUO_Vmar chromosome 1, RoL_Vmar_1.0, whole genome shotgun sequence, one region contains:
- the LOC144058489 gene encoding inosine-uridine preferring nucleoside hydrolase-like — MKKKLILDVDTGVDDAQAIMLALSAPDVEILGITCCHGNTPLEKVLENTLRVLKVCNRLDIPVYAGCSHPLLSNKQHASDYHGKDGLGDVPDPDAPGLELVQKKKGVQALIKMVKQNQGEVTLVATAPLTNLAVAVQLDPSLPKKLKALYIMGGNIDSRGNTTTCGEFNFVADTEAAYIVLERYTCPTTIASWEFTCSNSLPWSFCDQWLSRKTEKAAFMKNISCLSRTKSQSADYQKEITAGKGFNACDTYALAVAIDNSLITESEQVAVTVELNGACTRGMMVLDYMDLLKKKHKVTIIKKVDLEKFKNMLINSLQ; from the exons ATGAAAAAGAAGCTAATCCTTGATGTGGACACAGGGGTGGATGATGCTCAGGCCATCATGCTGGCCTTGTCAGCGCCCGATGTGGAGATACTTGGCATCACCTGCTGCCATGGCAACACCCCCCTTGAGAAAGTGCTGGAGAACACCCTCCGGGTTTTAAAGGTGTGCAACAGGCTGGAT ATCCCAGTGTACGCGGGATGCTCGCATCCCCTCCTGTCTAACAAACAACATGCCAGCGATTACCATGGGAAGGACGGGCTGGGTGACGTCCCCGATCCAGATGCTCCGGGTTTGGAACTGGTGCAGAAGAAAAAAGGCGTCCAggccttaatcaaaatggtcaagCAGAACCAGGGAGAG GTGACTCTGGTGGCCACAGCACCTTTGACTAACCTTGCAGTCGCAGTGCAACTGGACCCTTCCCTTCCCAAGAAGCTTAAGGCTCTGTACATCATGGGAGGCAACATTGACT CCAGGGGTAACACCACAACATGTGGCGAGTTTAACTTTGTTGCCGACACGGAGGCTGCATACATTGTTTTGGAACGCTACACCTGCCCCACCACCATTGCCTCCTGGGAGTTCACCTGCAGTAACAGCCTGCCATGG TCTTTTTGTGACCAGTGGCTTTCTCGAAAGACCGAGAAAGCCGCCTTcatgaaaaacatttcatgtCTTTCCAGGACG AAATCTCAGTCTGCGGATTACCAGAAGGAAATCACAGCGGGAAAAGGGTTCAATGCTTGCGACACCTATGCCCTGGCCGTTGCCATCGATAACTCCCTCATCACAGAGAGTGAGCAG GTCGCTGTGACAGTGGAGCTGAACGGGGCCTGTACCCGAGGCATGATGGTGCTAGACTACATGGACCTGCTGAAGAAGAAACACAAGGTAACCATCATCAAGAAAGTCGACTTGGAGAAGTTCAAGAATATGCTTATCAATTCACTCCAGTAG
- the LOC144056191 gene encoding pyrimidine-specific ribonucleoside hydrolase RihA-like encodes MKRLILDVDTGVDDAQGIMMALAAPSVEILGITCTHGNTPLQNALRNTLRVLKMCNRLDIKVYPGFEEPLLGNKIHAGDFHGKDGLGDAPDPDAPGLELVQKTNAVEAIISISKQNPGQVILVATGPLTNLALAVKMDPSLPARLKGLYIMGGNIESRGNTTVCGEFNFLADPEAAYIVLELYTCPTTISSWEFSCRNSLPWAFCDSWLAQNTPKARFMETIYAHTRKMVQTDRYQKELVSGSGFNTCDTYAVAAAISDNVVTESEKVAVTVELEGKNTRGMMVLDYLDLLHKEHKVTILKKIDQEVFKQLLMNALK; translated from the exons ATGAAAAGGCTGATCCTTGATGTGGACACAGGGGTGGATGATGCTCAGGGCATCATGATGGCCCTGGCAGCCCCCAGCGTGGAGATATTGGGGATCACCTGCACTCACGGCAACACTCCCCTACAGAACGCCCTGAGGAACACTCTCCGTGTCTTGAAAATGTGCAACAGGCTGGAT ATTAAGGTGTATCCTGGCTTCGAGGAGCCCCTACTGGGCAACAAAATACATGCAGGAGACTTTCACGGGAAGGATGGGCTGGGTGATGCCCCTGATCCAGATGCTCCAGGTCTGGAACTGGTGCAGAAGACTAATGCTGTGGAGGCTATCATTTCAATTTCCAAGCAAAATCCTGGGCAG GTGATCCTGGTTGCAACAGGACCCCTCACCAACCTGGCCCTCGCTGTGAAAATGGACCCTTCCTTGCCTGCCAGACTGAAGGGTCTCTACATCATGGGAGGGAACATAGAAT CAAGGGGGAACACAACTGTGTGTGGAGAATTTAACTTTCTGGCTGACCCCGAGGCCGCCTACATTGTTTTGGAACTCTACACGTGTCCTACCACTATCTCCTCCTGGGAGTTCAGCTGCAGGAACAGCTTGCCGTGG GCCTTTTGTGATTCCTGGCTAGCCCAAAATACACCAAAGGCTCGTTTTATGGAGACTATCTATGCTCACACCCGCAAG ATGGTTCAGACAGACCGGTATCAAAAGGAGCTGGTTTCAGGATCTGGATTCAACACATGTGACACCTACGCTGTGGCTGCAGCAATCAGTGACAATGTGGTGACGGAAAGCGAGAAG GTGGCCGTTACGGTGGAGTTGGAGGGAAAAAACACCAGAGGCATGATGGTCCTGGACTACCTTGACCTGCTGCACAAGGAGCATAAAGTCACCATCTTGAAGAAAATCGACCAGGAAGTGTTTAAGCAACTGCTGATGAATGCACTGAAGTAG
- the unc50 gene encoding protein unc-50 homolog, translating to MLPTTSQHSNGSLSSRDAARHTAGAKRYKYLRRLLHFRQMDFEFALWQMLYLFTSPQRVYRNFHYRKQTKDQWARDDPAFLVLLSIWLCVSTIGFGLVLDMGVLETLKLLLWVVFVDCIGVGLVISTLMWVITNKYLLKHPSREFDVEWGYAFDVHLNAFYPLLVILHFLQLFFINHVIVTELDWFLGYFLGNTLWLIAIGYYVYITFLGYNALPFLKNTVVLLYPFAPLVLLYILSISLGWNFTRGLCWFYKYRVQ from the exons ATGTTGCCAACCACCAGCCAACACAGCAATGGTTCCCTCAGTTCGAGGGATGCTGCACGTCACACAGCAGGCGCCAAGCGCTACAAGTATCTGCGAAGGCTGCTCCATTTTAGGCAGATGGACTTTGAATTTGCCCTGTGGCAGATGCTTTATTTGTTCACGTCCCCGCAGAGAGTCTACCGCAACTTCCACTACAGGAAACAGACCAAGGACCAGTGGGCCCGGGATGACCCAGCTTTCCTGGTGCTGCTCAGCATCTGGTTATGCG TTTCAACAATAGGCTTTGGTCTGGTGCTGGACATGGGAGTTCTTGAGACATTGAAGCTTCTGCTGTGGGTGGTTTTTGTTGATTGCATAGGAGTGGGTCTCGTCATATCAACCCTAATGTG GGTGATAACCAATAAATATTTGCTGAAACACCCAAGTCGTGAGTTTGATGTCGAGTGGGGTTACGCTTTTGACGTCCACCTCAACGCTTTCTACCCGCTCCTTGTCATTCTGCACTTCCTGCAGCTGTTTTTCATTAACC ATGTGATAGTGACGGAACTTGACTGGTTCCTTGGATACTTTTTGGGGAACACCTTGTGGCTGATAGCCATCGGTTATTATGTCTACATCACCTTCCTGGGGTACAACG CTCTTCCATTCCTGAAGAACACAGTGGTGCTGCTGTACCCCTTTGCCCCACTAGTGCTACTCTACATTCTCTCCATCTCACTGGGTTGGAACTTTACTCGAGGTCTCTGCTGGTTTTACAAATACAGAGTCCAGTAG